A genomic region of Candidatus Pseudomonas phytovorans contains the following coding sequences:
- a CDS encoding DUF3301 domain-containing protein translates to MLTLENVFVLMLVATAGGWLWHNHGLREKALERVKQHCAKLDLELLDDAVALKRIGFVRDANGRKRLARIYAFEFTVTGDQRHPGTVTQFGAHSVQIELAPYPFEIKTPPHTDNVIEMQQWRQEHNRWRN, encoded by the coding sequence ATGTTGACCCTGGAGAACGTCTTCGTCCTGATGCTGGTAGCCACGGCAGGCGGCTGGTTGTGGCACAACCATGGGTTGCGCGAAAAAGCCCTGGAAAGGGTCAAACAGCACTGCGCCAAGCTCGACCTCGAGCTGCTCGACGATGCCGTCGCACTCAAGCGCATCGGCTTTGTCCGTGATGCCAATGGCCGCAAGCGCCTGGCACGCATCTATGCCTTCGAGTTCACCGTCACTGGCGACCAGCGCCACCCCGGTACCGTGACCCAGTTCGGCGCGCACAGCGTACAGATCGAACTGGCGCCCTACCCGTTCGAAATCAAGACCCCGCCACACACCGACAATGTCATCGAGATGCAGCAGTGGCGCCAGGAGCACAATCGCTGGCGCAACTGA